One region of Emys orbicularis isolate rEmyOrb1 chromosome 4, rEmyOrb1.hap1, whole genome shotgun sequence genomic DNA includes:
- the APLNR gene encoding apelin receptor: protein MEEQLDWPAYGENLTGDCEYEEWSPSLVLLPTIYLLVFLLGTIGNGLVLWTIFRGGQEKRRSADTFIANLAMADLTFVVTLPLWAAYAWLGYHWPFGSFTCKLSSYLIFVNMHASVFCLMGLSIDRYLAIVRPMANAKLRWRASGLVATIVLWALAAILALPAMILRQAAVLLGETKVTCYMDYSGMVANGTEGAWEVGLGLSSTMLGFVVPFVVMLTCYFFIARTIADHFRKERGEELRKRKRLLSIIIVLVATFAFCWLPYHLVKTIYVLMDLEVMPWSCGFHAFLNNLHPYCTCVAYINSCLNPFLYAFFDPRFRQACAAVLCCSRGRWPGSSKDKSASYSSSHSQNLQGKGGELPQEKLGPGRQETLLRG from the coding sequence ATGGAGGAGCAGCTGGACTGGCCAGCCTATGGCGAGAACCTGACGGGCGACTGTGAGTACGAGGAATGGAGCCCGTCCCTGGTGCTCCTCCCCACCATCTATCTGCTGGTTTTCCTGCTGGGCACCATAGGCAACGGCTTGGTGCTGTGGACCATCTTCCGGGGAGGGCAGGAGAAGCGGCGCTCGGCCGACACCTTCATTGCCAACCTGGCCATGGCTGACCTGACCTTTGTAGTGACCCTGCCACTTTGGGCTGCCTACGCCTGGCTGGGATACCACTGGCCCTTCGGCTCCTTCACATGTAAGCTCAGCAGCTACCTGATCTTTGTCAACATGCACGCCAGCGTCTTCTGCCTGATGGGCCTCAGCATTGATCGCTACTTGGCCATCGTGCGGCCCATGGCTAATGCCAAGCTGAGGTGGAGGGCCAGTGGGCTGGTGGCCACCATTGTCCTCTGGGCCTTGGCGGCCATTTTGGCCTTGCCAGCCATGATCCTCCGGCAGGCAGCGGTGCTATTGGGAGAAACCAAGGTGACATGCTATATGGACTACTCAGGCATGGTGGCCAATGGGACTGAGGGGGcatgggaggtggggctgggcctgTCCTCCACCATGCTGGGCTTCGTGGTCCCCTTTGTCGTCATGCTGACCTGCTACTTCTTCATCGCCCGCACCATCGCCGACCACTTCCGGAAGGAGCGCGGCGAggagctgaggaagaggaagCGACTGCTGAGCATCATCATCGTGCTGGTGGCCACCTTTGCCTTCTGTTGGCTACCCTACCACCTGGTGAAGACCATCTACGTGCTGATGGACCTGGAGGTGATGCCCTGGTCCTGCggcttccatgccttcctcaatAACTTGCACCCCTACTGCACCTGTGTGGCCTACATCAACAGCTGCCTCAACCCCTTCCTCTATGCCTTCTTTGACCCTCGCTTCCGGCAGGCCTGTGCCGCTGTCCTGTgctgcagcagggggcgctggccgGGGTCCAGCAAGGACAAGTCAGCCAGCTACTCCTCCAGCCACAGTCAGAACctgcagggaaagggtggggagctgccacaggagaAACTGGGTCCAGGCAGGCAGGAAACTCTGCTCCGAGGCTAA